In Deinococcus sp. Leaf326, a single genomic region encodes these proteins:
- a CDS encoding serine hydrolase gives MPISPTGLPLPAGVTGRVNFYAAEYQPKTLTPIRAVFLGRPDDVQPLASLFKPLVVQRALRDVDAGRLRLNTQFTTTAANRSIEAYPAGANSLQVLARRAIFLSDNTASDLLHLAYGPERLAREVRQDSPCTSVLLTTKAWWAAQAGLIPAVMTPETAAGARLYGAQPFDQRLQTAQSLIAASQKRTGPEVERQLDLYFHGPAYAPDMEVNLQNTSTARAYTDLMARTLPGQSLRPATRAVLRDIMSAGCCRPAAPKLKTTYWAAKAGSGWGILTLTGYVETADGRAFAYTYLNDGSVTTDAEEMERQIRPVVAWIEQNLSGLKVLR, from the coding sequence GTGCCCATCTCGCCCACGGGTCTTCCCCTGCCTGCGGGCGTCACCGGACGGGTCAACTTCTACGCGGCCGAGTACCAACCCAAAACCCTGACTCCCATCCGGGCCGTGTTTCTGGGCCGTCCCGACGACGTGCAGCCCCTGGCCAGTCTCTTCAAACCCCTTGTCGTGCAGAGGGCCCTGCGCGACGTCGATGCGGGCAGACTCCGCCTGAACACCCAGTTCACCACCACGGCGGCCAACCGCAGCATCGAGGCTTACCCGGCTGGGGCCAACAGCCTGCAGGTGCTGGCCCGACGCGCAATTTTCCTGAGTGATAACACGGCCTCGGATCTCCTGCATCTCGCCTACGGCCCCGAGCGGCTGGCGCGCGAGGTTCGCCAGGACAGCCCCTGTACCTCGGTGCTACTCACCACCAAGGCCTGGTGGGCTGCTCAGGCCGGTCTGATTCCGGCTGTCATGACCCCGGAGACAGCCGCCGGAGCCCGTCTCTACGGCGCGCAGCCCTTCGACCAGCGCCTCCAGACCGCCCAGAGTCTGATCGCCGCGTCGCAGAAGCGGACGGGTCCGGAAGTCGAGCGTCAGCTGGACCTGTATTTCCACGGCCCGGCCTATGCTCCCGATATGGAGGTCAACCTTCAGAACACCAGCACCGCGCGGGCTTACACAGACCTCATGGCCCGCACCCTGCCGGGTCAGTCGCTCCGGCCGGCGACCCGTGCGGTGCTCCGGGACATCATGTCGGCCGGATGTTGCCGGCCCGCAGCGCCGAAACTCAAAACCACCTACTGGGCCGCGAAGGCGGGCAGTGGCTGGGGCATCCTGACACTCACCGGCTACGTCGAGACAGCGGACGGCCGGGCCTTTGCGTATACCTACCTCAATGACGGCAGTGTGACGACCGACGCCGAGGAGATGGAACGGCAGATCCGGCCGGTCGTCGCCTGGATCGAGCAGAATCTGTCGGGCCTGAAGGTGTTGCGGTAG
- a CDS encoding C39 family peptidase, translated as MTSLPARRTPAAFVALALLLGALPGNGAAAAPASFTLSNIRYERQGPDNCGPVTALTVLGYHGTRVTQAHAASALKDFPGDPQVTSLELAAYLGRFGLRSMIRSAGTPALVRELVSRGLPVVVQQRLRAGSNVAHFRTVYGYRAGRFLVSDPLLGPALWLSEAQFTELWHFYNGEYLVAYPASKERDVQAVLGQDVRAATNWARLKRVTEARARAQPGDPYAWWGLGKANLRLGNVTAAAANFDRAVALGVPRLYFLYRQEAFEAWTKAGHHSKTLRYTRLALNTFPDSKELLHFRRVAQRGLGG; from the coding sequence ATGACTTCCCTGCCTGCTCGCCGGACTCCTGCGGCTTTCGTCGCCCTGGCCCTTCTGCTCGGCGCGTTGCCGGGGAACGGCGCGGCAGCGGCGCCGGCCAGCTTCACGCTCAGCAATATTCGCTACGAACGTCAGGGGCCGGACAACTGCGGACCCGTGACGGCCCTGACCGTCCTGGGTTACCACGGCACCCGCGTGACCCAGGCGCACGCGGCCTCGGCCCTCAAGGACTTTCCCGGTGACCCGCAGGTGACCAGTCTGGAACTCGCGGCGTACCTGGGGCGCTTCGGCCTGCGCAGCATGATCCGCTCGGCAGGGACCCCGGCGCTCGTCCGCGAGCTGGTGTCGCGCGGGTTGCCGGTGGTCGTGCAGCAACGCCTGAGGGCGGGCAGCAATGTCGCGCACTTCCGCACGGTGTACGGCTACCGCGCCGGGCGGTTCCTGGTCAGCGACCCGCTGCTGGGGCCAGCGCTGTGGCTCAGCGAGGCGCAGTTCACGGAGCTGTGGCACTTCTACAACGGCGAGTACCTCGTGGCCTACCCGGCGAGCAAGGAGCGTGACGTGCAGGCCGTGCTGGGCCAGGACGTGCGCGCTGCGACGAACTGGGCGCGGCTCAAGCGCGTGACCGAGGCGCGGGCCAGGGCCCAGCCCGGCGATCCCTACGCTTGGTGGGGTCTGGGCAAGGCCAACTTACGTCTGGGCAACGTGACGGCGGCCGCCGCCAACTTCGACCGCGCGGTGGCGCTGGGGGTGCCCCGGCTGTATTTCCTGTACCGCCAGGAAGCGTTCGAGGCCTGGACGAAGGCTGGCCACCACAGCAAGACCCTGCGCTATACCCGCCTGGCCCTGAATACCTTTCCCGACAGCAAGGAGCTTCTGCACTTCCGGAGGGTGGCGCAGCGCGGTCTAGGCGGCTGA
- a CDS encoding DUF1775 domain-containing protein, with the protein MTQFKILLPLSAALLLSFAAAHATVRTETGLTESKAGVSETYRLNVPTEKAIATTQVRLVVPAGMTLTRFQVLPGFTRSVLRNADGLITEVTWRGRVAPEEYARFFFQARNPAQPGEVAWKVYQTYADGSVVAWDDTNPEQGPASRVTIK; encoded by the coding sequence ATGACCCAGTTCAAGATCCTGCTGCCCTTGTCGGCCGCTCTGCTGCTGTCCTTCGCCGCCGCCCACGCCACCGTCCGCACCGAGACCGGCCTGACGGAAAGCAAGGCCGGCGTCAGCGAGACCTACCGGCTGAACGTACCCACCGAGAAGGCCATCGCCACCACCCAGGTGCGCCTCGTCGTGCCGGCGGGCATGACCCTCACCCGGTTCCAGGTGCTTCCGGGCTTTACCCGCAGCGTACTCAGGAACGCCGACGGCCTCATCACCGAAGTCACCTGGCGTGGCCGCGTCGCGCCGGAGGAGTACGCCCGCTTCTTCTTCCAGGCCCGCAATCCCGCGCAGCCCGGCGAGGTGGCCTGGAAGGTCTACCAAACCTATGCCGACGGCAGCGTCGTCGCCTGGGACGACACCAATCCCGAGCAGGGGCCGGCCAGCAGAGTCACGATCAAGTAA
- a CDS encoding copper resistance protein CopC — protein MKKIFALITALSLSGALAHTAVTSVTPALNASVSAPKSVQLKFSEPVELRFSTFRVMAMPAGMTGQAAATAALAEKADSAKVVSLPLERVSLAAQLTLPLKANLKAGSYVVAWKILSEDGHPVTGFSTFKVP, from the coding sequence ATGAAGAAGATCTTTGCCCTGATCACCGCCCTGAGTCTGTCGGGCGCGCTGGCCCACACGGCCGTCACGTCTGTCACGCCCGCCCTGAACGCCAGTGTCTCCGCACCGAAGAGCGTGCAGCTCAAGTTCAGTGAGCCCGTCGAGCTACGCTTCAGCACCTTCCGGGTGATGGCTATGCCCGCCGGGATGACCGGGCAGGCGGCGGCGACGGCAGCCCTGGCCGAGAAGGCCGATTCCGCTAAAGTGGTCAGTCTCCCCCTGGAACGCGTCTCGCTCGCCGCTCAGCTCACCCTGCCGCTCAAGGCGAACCTGAAGGCCGGCAGCTACGTCGTCGCCTGGAAGATCCTGTCGGAAGACGGGCACCCCGTCACCGGCTTCAGCACCTTCAAGGTGCCGTGA
- a CDS encoding CopD family protein — MTVLLGGLGFLGLTLLLGGVLTRRWLTPGTPPLWVVGLGAALLALGWGGQAALTLSVLGMTAAPDVLAYLTDTGTGRSLLLGLMGAALVLAAELSVWPWALSLACAALTLWGAAGLGHGAGHGTGVRLSHAVHAGAMTVWLGGVLALLLSRPATAAQARRFTPVALGSVAVLAGTGLFMAGQHLVSVAEWTGTPYGRTLLFKLALVGLTLLAAVLVRRRFARQGDVRVALAREALVLLAVVGMTASLTTQSPPTSTDHPGGSAHEGSLP, encoded by the coding sequence ATGACCGTACTGCTGGGCGGTCTGGGCTTCCTGGGCCTGACCCTGCTCCTGGGCGGCGTGCTCACCCGGCGCTGGTTGACGCCGGGAACACCGCCGCTGTGGGTCGTCGGGCTGGGCGCGGCGCTGCTGGCGCTGGGCTGGGGAGGGCAGGCCGCGCTGACCCTGAGCGTGCTGGGCATGACGGCCGCGCCCGACGTGCTCGCCTACCTGACCGACACCGGCACCGGCCGCAGCCTGCTGCTGGGGCTGATGGGCGCCGCGCTGGTCCTCGCCGCCGAACTGAGTGTCTGGCCCTGGGCGCTGTCGCTGGCCTGCGCGGCCCTCACCCTCTGGGGAGCGGCTGGCCTGGGACACGGCGCGGGCCACGGCACCGGCGTCCGGCTGTCGCACGCCGTCCATGCAGGCGCGATGACGGTCTGGCTGGGCGGCGTGCTGGCCCTGCTGCTGAGCCGGCCCGCCACGGCGGCGCAGGCCCGGCGCTTCACGCCCGTCGCCCTGGGCAGTGTGGCCGTGCTGGCCGGCACCGGACTGTTCATGGCGGGGCAGCATCTCGTCTCGGTGGCGGAGTGGACGGGCACCCCCTACGGCCGGACCCTGCTCTTCAAACTCGCCTTGGTGGGGCTGACACTGCTGGCAGCAGTGCTCGTCCGACGGCGCTTTGCTCGGCAGGGTGACGTGCGGGTGGCGTTGGCCCGCGAGGCCCTGGTCCTGTTGGCGGTGGTCGGCATGACGGCCTCGCTGACGACGCAGTCTCCCCCCACGTCGACCGACCATCCGGGCGGCTCTGCACACGAAGGCTCCCTGCCCTGA
- a CDS encoding DUF4142 domain-containing protein produces the protein MRKLAALVLVPALLASCAPMMTAPNAGTADGLFLQSVTGSNLFEIQSSEVALTKATAPAVRAYAQMLIEHHAMAQNEVSALALARGVLLPKALPPELQLKVTALSGLNAAAFDAAFLQEQVLAHQLTLSLIQNERAAGKDAAVVALADRQSPIIQQHL, from the coding sequence ATGCGAAAACTTGCTGCTCTGGTGCTCGTCCCAGCCCTTCTCGCCTCCTGCGCGCCCATGATGACGGCGCCGAACGCCGGCACTGCCGACGGACTGTTCCTGCAGTCGGTGACCGGAAGCAACCTGTTTGAGATCCAGTCCTCCGAGGTGGCGCTGACGAAGGCCACGGCGCCGGCGGTGCGGGCCTACGCCCAGATGCTGATCGAGCATCACGCCATGGCGCAAAATGAGGTCAGTGCGCTGGCCCTCGCCCGAGGAGTCCTGTTGCCCAAGGCGCTCCCTCCCGAACTGCAGCTCAAGGTAACGGCGCTCTCCGGCCTGAATGCGGCGGCGTTCGACGCGGCTTTCCTGCAGGAACAGGTTCTGGCCCATCAGCTGACCCTGAGCCTGATCCAGAACGAGCGCGCGGCCGGGAAGGACGCGGCCGTCGTGGCTCTGGCCGACCGGCAGAGCCCCATCATTCAGCAGCATCTCTAG
- a CDS encoding TetR/AcrR family transcriptional regulator produces MPRVSKAQAARNRELTIEAAARLFREHGVDHVSVQDVMSAVGLTHGGFYRQFESKEALVAEALRHAYTSMAARMDETEARAGDHHAAQLAYIRGYLSAFHRDHPGQGCPTAGLVQDVARTGTADARSALADGVTEFAQWLGGEDQDGLVTACTLFGALLVARATEGTPLSSQVLGHVRTALTQDR; encoded by the coding sequence ATGCCCAGAGTGTCCAAAGCGCAGGCCGCCCGCAACCGGGAGCTCACCATCGAGGCGGCTGCCCGGCTGTTCCGCGAACACGGCGTCGACCATGTCTCGGTGCAGGACGTCATGTCCGCCGTCGGCCTGACGCACGGCGGGTTCTACCGCCAGTTCGAGTCCAAGGAGGCCCTGGTGGCCGAAGCCCTGCGCCACGCGTACACCTCCATGGCCGCCAGGATGGACGAGACGGAGGCTCGGGCGGGTGACCACCATGCCGCGCAGCTCGCCTACATCCGGGGCTACCTCTCCGCCTTTCACCGCGATCATCCCGGTCAGGGCTGCCCGACGGCCGGCCTCGTTCAGGACGTGGCCCGCACCGGCACGGCGGACGCCCGGAGCGCCCTGGCCGACGGCGTGACCGAGTTCGCCCAGTGGCTCGGCGGCGAGGACCAGGACGGGCTGGTCACGGCCTGCACCCTGTTCGGCGCGCTGCTGGTCGCCCGTGCCACCGAGGGAACGCCGCTCTCCAGCCAGGTGCTCGGACACGTCCGGACCGCGCTGACCCAGGACAGATGA
- a CDS encoding MFS transporter, with translation MSTGAPSRSTLPFAPPTADALDPGRWRVLSVLLLALFMVLLDSSIVTNGLATLQRDLGASSTQAQFVLTSYALAYGVLLITGGRLGDLYGRRRIFLLGLGGFTLASALCGLAWSPTSLIVFRVAQGLTAALLFPQVASFIQVLFPPAERPRAFGLQGAVTGLGIIAGPLLGGLIIGADLLGTSWRPMFLVNLPIGLLALWWGVRALPESRSVQAKRLDLPGVLLLTLALVALIYPITEGRERGWPTWMLALAVLSAGLLWAFVTYQRRLLRQGKTPLVELSMFADRSFAVGALIAFVFQSSVLSYFVVMSLFFQSGLGYQPVQAALLLISYQVAIALASLLSARLGARLGRSLLTLGTLLLMAGLAGTLMILRSEALHYQGYELIPALLVGGIGFGCVVAPLQTIILSRIAPVYAGSASGVLATVQQVGSALGVAVIGILLFGQLGAGAREAALQVRPALTQTLTALDLPLPAVQALTRGFEQCVYTRFNQPDLNQVPAPCVPAAGSVAARPEVQAALGAAETEARRQNFLSATLVTLRFQLLAYGICFLLVFLLPQKNRA, from the coding sequence ATGAGTACAGGTGCGCCCAGCAGGTCTACTCTCCCGTTCGCTCCGCCCACCGCCGACGCGCTGGACCCTGGCCGCTGGCGCGTCCTCTCGGTCCTGCTGCTGGCCCTGTTCATGGTGCTGCTCGACAGCAGCATCGTGACCAACGGCCTGGCGACCCTGCAGCGCGATCTGGGCGCCAGCTCGACGCAGGCGCAGTTCGTGCTGACCAGCTACGCGCTGGCCTACGGCGTGCTGCTGATCACCGGGGGGCGCCTGGGCGATCTGTACGGCCGCCGCCGCATCTTCCTGCTGGGGCTGGGAGGCTTCACGCTGGCCTCGGCGCTCTGCGGTCTGGCGTGGTCGCCCACGTCCCTGATCGTGTTCCGGGTGGCGCAGGGCCTGACGGCGGCGCTGCTGTTTCCCCAGGTCGCCAGTTTCATCCAGGTCCTCTTTCCTCCGGCGGAGCGTCCCCGCGCCTTCGGACTTCAGGGGGCGGTGACCGGGCTGGGCATCATCGCCGGTCCCCTGCTGGGCGGCCTGATCATCGGCGCCGACCTGCTGGGCACGTCGTGGCGACCGATGTTCCTGGTCAATCTGCCGATCGGGTTGCTGGCGCTGTGGTGGGGGGTGCGGGCGCTGCCCGAATCCCGCTCCGTGCAGGCCAAGCGCCTGGACCTGCCCGGCGTCCTGCTGCTCACCCTCGCGCTGGTGGCTCTGATCTACCCTATTACCGAGGGGCGGGAGCGGGGCTGGCCCACCTGGATGCTGGCCCTGGCCGTGCTGAGCGCCGGGCTGCTGTGGGCCTTCGTTACCTATCAGCGCCGCCTGCTGCGGCAGGGAAAGACGCCGCTCGTCGAGCTGAGCATGTTCGCCGACCGGTCCTTCGCCGTCGGCGCCCTGATCGCCTTCGTGTTCCAGAGCAGCGTGCTGTCCTATTTCGTCGTCATGAGCCTGTTCTTCCAGTCGGGGCTGGGCTACCAGCCGGTACAGGCGGCGCTGCTCCTGATCAGTTACCAGGTGGCCATCGCGCTCGCCTCGCTCCTGTCGGCCCGGTTAGGCGCCCGGCTGGGCCGTTCCCTGCTCACGCTCGGGACCCTGCTCCTGATGGCCGGTCTGGCCGGCACGCTCATGATCCTGCGTTCGGAGGCGCTCCACTACCAGGGCTACGAACTCATTCCGGCGCTCCTGGTCGGCGGTATAGGCTTCGGCTGCGTAGTGGCGCCCCTTCAGACGATCATCCTCTCGCGGATCGCCCCCGTGTACGCTGGCAGCGCTTCTGGGGTACTGGCCACTGTGCAGCAGGTAGGCAGCGCCCTGGGCGTGGCGGTCATCGGCATCCTGCTGTTCGGTCAGCTGGGGGCAGGGGCAAGGGAGGCGGCCCTGCAGGTGCGGCCGGCCCTCACGCAGACCCTGACGGCACTCGACCTCCCCCTTCCGGCCGTTCAGGCGCTTACCCGGGGCTTCGAGCAATGCGTCTACACGCGCTTCAACCAGCCAGACCTCAACCAGGTACCTGCCCCCTGTGTTCCGGCGGCAGGCAGCGTGGCCGCACGGCCCGAGGTGCAGGCGGCTCTCGGGGCCGCGGAGACGGAGGCCCGGCGGCAAAATTTCCTGTCGGCGACCCTGGTCACCCTGCGCTTTCAGCTTCTGGCCTACGGAATCTGTTTCTTGCTGGTCTTCCTGCTGCCCCAGAAGAACCGCGCCTAG
- a CDS encoding diguanylate cyclase produces MITISTTKALREALEVIRNDILTTPQANRIELALLHREAVYLTLDLNDLVAALSHGLACLELARESGDLTTQAKAHVALALIHMEMLDDLSVKHHFAQAEALAREVSDERGIALVNVNAAHYATDRGHYAEAVGLLEDIRRSAYWEQLNQDESAQLLQAFHINYAMSYLQMLMNRSGDPPVIGPDDQIYRSLRLLKQISVRPDKLRDPLHLLDVLDALTLEALWRGSGREAMEIADRRVSYARETENSVFLGHATLRRSLVQSFLEDWAGAIRDAWIAVEQFEQTGREVLIARGREILANAYADAGRFREAFEVQRDMTRGLENLYRDFYQQRALTRQVEQRMHEAEVRARVSAEAARRDSLTGMPNRTQAMEWLDSLKQDPKSDAVHAVVIVDLDSFKKINDTYGHLVGDLVLVHAAEVMKQALRDQDSLARLGGEEFLLVLRDVEAPEAYRLCERVRRVLEEVDWADIDDDLETTASFGMTVVVAGDIRETDQILKRADMALYQAKSEGRNRICVL; encoded by the coding sequence ATGATCACCATCTCGACCACGAAGGCTCTGCGGGAGGCGCTCGAGGTCATCCGGAACGACATCCTGACGACTCCCCAGGCCAATAGGATCGAACTGGCCCTGCTTCACCGTGAAGCCGTCTACCTGACCCTGGACCTGAACGACCTCGTGGCGGCCCTGTCGCATGGGCTGGCCTGTCTCGAGCTCGCGCGTGAATCCGGCGACCTGACCACGCAGGCCAAAGCCCACGTCGCCCTCGCCCTGATTCATATGGAGATGCTTGACGATCTCAGTGTCAAGCATCATTTCGCGCAGGCCGAAGCGCTGGCCCGTGAAGTCTCGGACGAACGCGGCATAGCGCTCGTGAACGTCAACGCCGCCCATTACGCGACGGACCGGGGTCACTACGCCGAGGCGGTGGGCCTTCTCGAAGATATCCGCCGGTCGGCCTACTGGGAACAGCTGAATCAGGACGAGTCGGCTCAGCTTCTCCAGGCCTTCCATATCAACTACGCCATGAGTTATCTCCAGATGCTTATGAACCGTTCGGGGGATCCCCCTGTCATAGGCCCCGATGACCAGATCTACCGGTCCCTTCGCCTGCTCAAGCAGATCTCGGTTCGCCCCGACAAATTGCGCGATCCTCTGCATCTCCTTGACGTTCTGGACGCCCTGACCCTGGAGGCCCTGTGGCGGGGCAGCGGCCGGGAGGCGATGGAGATTGCCGACAGGAGGGTCAGCTACGCCCGGGAGACTGAGAACAGCGTGTTCCTCGGCCACGCGACGTTGCGGCGCAGCCTGGTGCAGAGCTTTCTCGAAGACTGGGCCGGGGCCATTCGGGACGCCTGGATAGCCGTGGAGCAGTTCGAGCAGACCGGCCGGGAAGTCCTGATCGCGAGGGGACGCGAGATCCTGGCGAACGCCTACGCCGATGCCGGCCGCTTCCGCGAGGCCTTCGAGGTGCAGCGCGACATGACCCGTGGCCTCGAAAACCTCTACCGCGACTTCTACCAGCAGCGCGCCCTGACCCGGCAGGTCGAACAGAGGATGCACGAAGCCGAAGTCCGGGCCCGGGTCAGCGCAGAGGCGGCCCGGCGGGATTCTCTGACGGGAATGCCCAACCGGACCCAGGCCATGGAGTGGCTGGACAGTCTGAAACAGGACCCAAAAAGTGACGCGGTGCACGCCGTCGTGATCGTCGACCTGGATTCCTTCAAGAAGATCAACGATACCTATGGCCACCTCGTCGGTGACCTCGTTCTGGTGCATGCGGCGGAAGTCATGAAACAGGCCCTGCGGGACCAGGATTCTCTGGCCCGGCTGGGAGGCGAGGAGTTCCTGCTGGTGTTGCGCGATGTGGAGGCCCCGGAGGCCTATCGCCTGTGCGAACGGGTTCGGCGCGTCCTGGAAGAGGTCGACTGGGCGGATATCGACGACGACCTCGAGACCACGGCGAGTTTCGGAATGACTGTGGTCGTTGCGGGCGACATCAGGGAGACCGACCAGATTCTGAAGCGGGCCGACATGGCGCTGTATCAGGCAAAGTCGGAAGGAAGAAACCGGATCTGTGTTCTCTGA
- a CDS encoding HD domain-containing phosphohydrolase, which yields MDTFTSSPLQRPPSKPALDAAALVHLARSSRHVFPRCVELALTTTRATTVLATLYRANLQVMEIVAAAGHLADRALGQTSVPETSLAWQVFQSGQALLLDDARPRRDAMFISGTPQPGMYLGVPLLGPDGQAFGVLSVDTTNTYERLGEEDREALTLLSQAAGVAYTRLLALEEAQRSTHRFERLAQLSTELDAIEQVPELYRRALGTLMELSGCALGVQFGLLDCGELSADLAILSGDSGVTETRISDVSAAFGVHAHTVAETGRSLSLSGQTDLSLKSDFQELELSVLSMAPLKVGGQVAGIVTLSNAGPVAQEAAEILRILEIVTGWIGRAAERITHIEHLRQMQEAALKTLGRVLEYRDDEVSGHTDRVTVLALRLGETLRLGPEDLQYLRWGAYLHDIGKVAVPDAILRKPGALTVQERAVMQRHVEVGDELLQDETLMPPAIRQIVRHHHERWDGRGYPDGLAGEAIPLLARVFSIVDVYDALISERPYKAAWTREAALAEVARGAGAHFDPRLVQVFLAMMAQDRQVRA from the coding sequence ATGGACACCTTCACTTCCAGCCCATTGCAGCGACCTCCGTCCAAACCTGCGCTGGACGCGGCAGCGTTGGTGCATCTGGCGCGCTCGTCGCGGCACGTCTTTCCCCGCTGCGTGGAACTCGCCCTCACCACGACGCGGGCCACGACCGTCCTGGCGACCCTCTACCGCGCGAACTTGCAGGTCATGGAAATCGTCGCGGCCGCGGGCCACCTCGCCGACCGGGCCCTCGGCCAGACCAGCGTGCCGGAAACCTCGCTGGCCTGGCAGGTGTTCCAGTCGGGTCAGGCGCTGCTGCTGGATGACGCGCGGCCGCGCAGGGACGCCATGTTCATTTCGGGCACTCCGCAGCCCGGAATGTACCTGGGCGTTCCCCTGCTCGGCCCGGATGGACAGGCCTTCGGGGTGCTGTCCGTCGACACGACGAACACCTATGAGCGGCTGGGTGAAGAGGACCGGGAAGCGCTGACACTCCTGAGTCAGGCTGCGGGCGTGGCCTACACGCGCCTCCTCGCTCTTGAGGAAGCCCAGCGGTCGACCCACCGTTTCGAGCGGCTGGCACAGCTGTCGACCGAACTGGACGCCATAGAGCAGGTCCCGGAACTCTACCGGCGCGCCCTCGGCACCCTCATGGAGCTGAGCGGCTGCGCCCTGGGGGTCCAGTTCGGCCTGCTGGACTGCGGAGAACTGTCGGCAGACCTGGCGATCTTGTCGGGCGATTCGGGGGTGACGGAGACGCGGATCAGCGACGTCTCCGCAGCGTTCGGGGTTCATGCCCACACGGTCGCCGAGACGGGGCGGAGCCTGAGTCTGTCTGGACAGACAGACCTCAGCTTGAAGAGTGACTTTCAGGAGCTGGAGTTGAGCGTGCTGTCCATGGCCCCCCTGAAGGTGGGAGGGCAGGTCGCAGGCATCGTCACCCTGTCGAACGCCGGTCCGGTCGCGCAGGAAGCGGCGGAGATCCTCAGGATCCTGGAGATCGTCACGGGCTGGATCGGGCGGGCCGCCGAGAGGATCACGCACATCGAGCATCTGCGGCAGATGCAGGAGGCGGCGCTCAAGACCCTCGGGCGCGTTCTGGAGTACCGCGACGACGAGGTTTCGGGGCACACGGACCGCGTGACGGTGCTCGCCCTCCGGCTGGGGGAGACGCTCCGGCTCGGTCCGGAAGACCTCCAGTACCTGCGGTGGGGTGCCTACCTGCATGACATCGGCAAGGTTGCCGTGCCAGACGCCATCCTTCGGAAACCGGGGGCGCTCACTGTGCAGGAACGCGCTGTCATGCAGCGCCATGTGGAGGTGGGTGACGAACTGCTTCAGGACGAGACCCTCATGCCGCCGGCCATCCGGCAGATCGTCCGGCATCACCACGAGCGCTGGGATGGCCGCGGGTACCCGGACGGTCTGGCGGGGGAGGCGATCCCTCTCCTGGCCCGTGTCTTCAGCATCGTCGACGTGTACGACGCCCTGATTTCGGAGCGGCCCTACAAGGCGGCCTGGACCCGCGAGGCCGCCCTGGCCGAAGTGGCGAGGGGAGCCGGGGCGCATTTCGATCCCCGGCTGGTTCAGGTGTTCCTGGCCATGATGGCCCAGGACCGGCAGGTCCGGGCATGA
- a CDS encoding carbohydrate kinase family protein, whose product MSSLVPLVILGNVNVDLVLGPLVTWPAEGTEVLVPHLEWRVGGNAGNTALACAALGTGAVTVSTVGADLPGQWLRQQLPEGAVRWQPTAAPTSVTAAFTHPGSERSFVTYLGHLGELSWDTVRPLLPPARLALLAGAFLTPALRPDYPRILRELRAAGTHCALDFGWPETGFTGDVRREVGSWLPDMTYLLINELEALHLTGQPTPELALQDLSGQIRPGGVVAVKLGAQGVLAAQLGETHRVAAPSVEVIDTVGAGDTWNAAFLHALLQGAPLPLALRQAVAVASLAISTSPRRFGPIEV is encoded by the coding sequence ATGAGCTCTCTGGTCCCACTCGTGATCCTGGGCAATGTCAATGTCGATCTGGTGCTCGGGCCCCTGGTCACCTGGCCGGCCGAAGGCACCGAGGTTCTGGTGCCCCACCTGGAGTGGCGGGTCGGGGGCAACGCCGGCAATACCGCGCTGGCGTGTGCCGCGCTCGGGACCGGGGCCGTGACCGTCAGTACCGTGGGCGCCGATCTTCCGGGGCAGTGGCTCAGGCAGCAGTTGCCGGAAGGGGCCGTGCGCTGGCAGCCGACCGCCGCGCCGACCTCCGTGACGGCGGCGTTCACCCATCCGGGCAGTGAACGCAGCTTCGTCACCTACCTCGGTCATCTCGGCGAGTTGTCCTGGGACACGGTGCGGCCCCTCCTTCCCCCGGCCCGCCTCGCCCTGTTGGCCGGCGCGTTCCTGACGCCTGCGCTGCGGCCGGACTATCCCCGGATTCTCCGTGAACTTCGCGCCGCCGGAACGCACTGCGCCCTGGACTTCGGCTGGCCCGAAACGGGATTTACTGGGGACGTTCGCCGTGAGGTGGGGTCCTGGCTGCCCGACATGACCTACCTGCTCATCAACGAGCTCGAAGCCCTCCACCTCACGGGACAGCCGACCCCCGAACTGGCGTTGCAGGACCTGAGCGGCCAGATTCGGCCCGGCGGCGTGGTAGCCGTCAAACTTGGGGCCCAGGGGGTCCTGGCCGCACAGCTCGGCGAGACCCACCGGGTAGCCGCGCCGAGTGTGGAGGTCATTGATACCGTGGGCGCGGGAGACACCTGGAACGCGGCGTTTCTGCACGCCCTGCTTCAGGGCGCCCCCCTGCCCCTGGCCCTGCGGCAGGCCGTCGCCGTGGCGTCGCTGGCGATCTCGACCTCGCCGCGCCGGTTCGGCCCCATAGAAGTCTAG